In Paraflavitalea devenefica, a single window of DNA contains:
- a CDS encoding winged helix-turn-helix domain-containing protein: MKPLILTKAQARKIILHAAGLSQRAPFGKGREAVYKLIDHLGFVQIDANYVVERAHHHAIASRVPDYKLEWLNELQADGRIFEFFTSDAGYIPMHDFHFSLSVKEGFLSNRKPLTQAEINLMNRVLDRIAREGPLTVKDFENDRLEASSGWWDWRPSKIALERLYLDGRLMVTRGKDFQKVYDLPMNIIPDDIDTAKPTPEAFARYIIRRSLQSLGIAYVKEMAWRARRVKGHLVKTELEKLVAEGEVCPVVIEGLKTSPLYMLPAYKNKKIQLSDDAFILSPFDVLNVFRHRLRDFFDFDYQIECFVPEAKRKYGYFSLPVLVGDTFVARMDSKTDRKQQVLTIHNLHFEPLKLSKPMIDKIIDAIQTFVKFNQCRDIIIKKSNNKQYLKAIRDGF; this comes from the coding sequence ATGAAGCCATTAATTCTCACCAAAGCACAAGCCAGAAAGATCATCCTCCACGCGGCAGGGCTGTCTCAACGGGCGCCCTTTGGAAAGGGCCGCGAGGCGGTATACAAACTCATCGACCATCTTGGTTTTGTTCAGATCGATGCCAATTATGTCGTTGAGCGTGCACATCACCATGCTATTGCATCGCGCGTACCTGACTATAAATTGGAATGGCTGAACGAACTACAGGCGGATGGAAGGATCTTTGAATTCTTTACCTCCGATGCGGGATATATTCCCATGCACGACTTCCACTTTTCACTGTCCGTAAAGGAGGGCTTTTTATCCAACAGAAAGCCCCTGACACAGGCCGAGATCAATCTTATGAACAGGGTACTGGACAGGATTGCGCGCGAAGGGCCACTGACGGTAAAGGATTTTGAAAATGATCGCCTGGAGGCCAGTTCAGGCTGGTGGGACTGGCGACCATCTAAGATAGCGCTTGAGCGATTGTACCTGGACGGAAGACTGATGGTGACGAGAGGCAAAGATTTCCAGAAAGTATATGACCTGCCTATGAATATTATCCCGGATGATATTGATACAGCGAAGCCAACACCAGAAGCGTTTGCCAGGTATATTATCCGGCGTTCATTGCAATCCCTGGGTATCGCTTATGTAAAGGAGATGGCCTGGCGTGCCCGTCGCGTGAAGGGTCATTTAGTAAAAACGGAGTTGGAAAAACTCGTAGCGGAGGGTGAAGTTTGCCCCGTTGTGATTGAAGGTCTTAAAACCTCCCCGCTCTACATGTTGCCCGCTTATAAAAACAAAAAGATCCAGTTGTCTGATGATGCGTTTATTCTTTCTCCATTCGATGTATTGAATGTCTTCAGACATCGGTTAAGGGATTTTTTTGATTTCGACTACCAGATAGAATGTTTTGTGCCCGAGGCTAAGCGGAAATACGGATACTTCTCCTTACCAGTATTGGTGGGTGATACTTTTGTCGCCCGGATGGATTCAAAGACCGATCGAAAACAACAGGTATTAACCATCCACAATCTGCACTTCGAGCCGCTGAAGCTAAGCAAGCCCATGATCGACAAGATCATTGATGCCATTCAAACATTTGTAAAATTCAACCAGTGCCGGGATATTATCATTAAGAAGTCAAATAACAAGCAGTATCTTAAGGCTATCAGGGATGGTTTCTGA
- a CDS encoding AAA family ATPase, translating into MIQEVSIKNFKSVQDLTLPLSRFNVFIGSNGSGKSNILEAIAFGAAAAANKLDNEFLGSRGIRTSEARLMKSAFKKQAFLNDIELTFITSELDVLLKIEEEEKPFLRWVKKEPDSLSKALSDLAQSIRNKEHKAIDDSKLLHAKFKEIMHDVIVDKSDKFDDFLSALYWSIIEGEDVSDFIIYSPEITALRKFEEESQIKPLGIKGEGLFHVLQIFNESYGEETLNELKELLHIIEWFDDFEAINDQVSGRKSLVVKDRYIPDVSLNQSNVNEGFLFLLFYVSLIISKETPAFFAIDNIEASFHPRLCEELTRQLVELCKKHNKQVIITTHNPAVLDGLNLDDPEQALFVIRRNADGETIADKIDQQPKNVRLSEAWERGYIGGQPETIA; encoded by the coding sequence GTGATACAGGAAGTAAGTATAAAGAATTTTAAGTCAGTTCAGGATTTAACCCTTCCATTAAGCAGGTTCAATGTATTCATAGGGTCCAATGGTTCCGGGAAATCAAATATCCTGGAAGCGATTGCTTTTGGGGCTGCCGCAGCGGCTAATAAACTGGATAATGAGTTTTTGGGGTCAAGAGGTATCAGGACTTCAGAGGCGAGGTTGATGAAAAGTGCATTTAAGAAACAGGCATTTTTAAATGATATCGAATTAACTTTTATAACATCTGAACTTGACGTTTTGCTGAAAATTGAAGAAGAGGAGAAGCCTTTTTTGCGGTGGGTCAAAAAGGAGCCAGATTCTCTCTCGAAGGCTTTATCCGATTTAGCACAGTCAATAAGAAATAAAGAACATAAAGCTATTGACGACTCAAAATTACTACATGCTAAGTTTAAGGAAATAATGCATGACGTAATAGTGGATAAATCCGATAAATTCGATGATTTCCTTTCTGCCCTGTACTGGAGCATAATAGAAGGAGAAGATGTATCTGATTTCATTATTTATAGCCCCGAAATTACAGCATTAAGAAAGTTCGAAGAGGAAAGCCAGATCAAGCCATTGGGTATTAAAGGAGAAGGCCTTTTCCATGTTCTTCAAATATTCAATGAGAGTTATGGTGAAGAAACCCTTAACGAACTAAAAGAACTCCTGCACATCATAGAATGGTTTGATGATTTTGAAGCCATCAATGACCAGGTTTCCGGCAGGAAAAGCCTTGTTGTAAAAGATAGATATATCCCCGATGTCTCTTTGAATCAAAGCAACGTGAATGAAGGTTTTTTGTTCCTGTTGTTTTATGTTTCTTTAATTATTAGTAAAGAAACTCCCGCCTTCTTTGCGATCGACAACATTGAAGCGTCTTTCCATCCGCGCTTGTGCGAAGAACTTACCCGCCAGTTAGTGGAATTATGCAAAAAGCACAACAAGCAGGTGATTATAACCACACATAACCCTGCGGTATTGGACGGCCTTAACTTAGATGATCCTGAACAAGCTCTTTTTGTTATCCGGAGAAATGCCGATGGGGAAACCATCGCCGATAAAATAGATCAACAGCCTAAAAATGTGAGACTATCAGAAGCGTGGGAGAGGGGATACATAGGCGGTCAACCTGAAACAATAGCCTAA
- a CDS encoding DUF5995 family protein has protein sequence MPLEKKGPVAQAQTIDEVIQQLEALIEECMEQKDRIGYFAALYHKVTVRVKEGIANGEFENGPRMEKLDVIFANRYLAAVQQLRNQEKTSGSWQAAFDATRKRTTLVLQHLLLGMNAHINFDLGIAAVETVGTQDIRTIRNDFNTINTIIGSLVFEVMNELNRVSPLLSLFGFHATNESILIQFSITNARDGAWIFADDLFGKVNTPAYPLCMTNRDTTIKKLGLSLVKPKGLIRITMFIIHLFEWKNPTKVIKAFYKYQKKYISVSEHKEAFSGSPA, from the coding sequence ATGCCATTGGAAAAGAAAGGGCCTGTAGCGCAGGCGCAGACGATTGATGAAGTGATCCAGCAACTGGAAGCGCTTATTGAGGAATGCATGGAGCAGAAAGACCGCATCGGCTATTTTGCCGCCCTGTACCATAAGGTGACCGTGCGGGTGAAAGAAGGGATCGCCAATGGCGAGTTTGAGAATGGTCCGCGTATGGAAAAGCTGGACGTTATTTTTGCCAACCGCTACCTGGCCGCCGTACAACAGCTCCGCAATCAAGAAAAAACCTCCGGCTCCTGGCAAGCAGCTTTTGATGCTACCCGTAAACGCACCACCCTCGTATTACAGCATTTATTGCTGGGCATGAATGCCCATATTAATTTCGACCTGGGTATTGCCGCTGTAGAAACCGTAGGTACACAGGATATACGCACCATCCGCAATGATTTCAATACGATCAACACGATCATCGGCAGCCTGGTTTTTGAAGTGATGAATGAGCTCAACCGGGTGTCGCCCCTGCTCTCGCTTTTCGGCTTTCATGCCACCAATGAATCTATCCTTATCCAGTTCAGTATTACCAATGCCCGCGATGGCGCCTGGATCTTTGCCGACGATCTTTTTGGCAAGGTGAATACACCCGCTTATCCCCTCTGTATGACTAACCGCGATACGACTATTAAAAAGCTCGGCCTCTCCCTCGTCAAGCCTAAGGGCCTGATCAGGATCACGATGTTTATTATCCACTTGTTTGAATGGAAGAATCCCACAAAGGTGATCAAGGCCTTTTACAAGTACCAGAAGAAGTATATTTCTGTCAGTGAGCATAAGGAAGCCTTCAGCGGATCACCGGCTTGA
- a CDS encoding tetratricopeptide repeat protein produces MKHLFSTLCLLLAMQVAYTQSSRVDSLTRLIENSTSDREKARLLMLRSRVAPPAWSVLQAMGDAQRALALYQQTGEEKGQADAYLRISGLYSIQSKYGTALSIDSIALTIARKADYKQGIALAFSNMGRNIQMLGQLEQARSLLTQSLQILKEAGMERETGDVYSRLGVITRRLSDFKASLQYFDEGITVATKYKMDPLLAILYMNKANSLNESARYDEAIQLHLESIRIKEQLKDERGLIQSYNNVSNVYSASGQPAMALIYLRRIIAMTGTARDKAGLGNTYNNLGNNFSQARQPDSAEYYFRKAIDVFKENNEQPGLGLVYNNLGNFYIDEKRYADGLEYLQQSLVIRKKGNSKYEVASTLNNIGAALTKLQRHKEAEEYLLQALALVKDNGSNLETGVYKRLSEHYKATGNLEEAYNYQSKYVSKKDTLLDENEALNMVKAQSDYEIEKRESALALEKKEKEIKSLELAGRNKTIWFLGGGIVLLAAVLMLSVRSYVQKKKAATLLTEKNNRIETLVRELHHRVKNNLQVVSGLLSLQSNRLEEGIAKDAMEEGRNRINAMSMIHQRLYMDNDLAAVDITDYLQNLSLSLAASFGYNAQHIKTNVKLPEQVMNIDLAIPIGLIVNELVTNAFKHAFQDTYQPAVAISLEQKKDLLELRVSDNGTGSANGHAINTAASFGMKLVLTLVEQVNGELNVDQSSGTAYTITIRA; encoded by the coding sequence ATGAAACATCTGTTTAGTACCCTATGCCTGCTGCTGGCTATGCAAGTAGCTTATACCCAATCATCAAGGGTAGACAGTCTGACCCGCCTGATTGAAAATTCCACCAGCGATAGAGAGAAAGCCCGGCTACTGATGCTGCGCAGCCGCGTGGCCCCTCCAGCCTGGAGTGTTTTGCAGGCCATGGGCGATGCCCAGCGGGCCCTGGCCCTTTATCAGCAAACAGGCGAAGAGAAAGGTCAGGCTGATGCCTACCTCCGTATTTCGGGCCTGTACAGTATCCAGAGTAAATACGGGACAGCCCTTAGTATTGATTCCATCGCACTTACCATTGCCCGGAAAGCTGATTATAAACAGGGAATAGCCCTTGCCTTTAGCAATATGGGCCGGAATATCCAGATGCTTGGCCAACTTGAACAGGCAAGAAGCCTGCTCACCCAAAGCCTGCAGATCCTGAAAGAGGCCGGCATGGAGCGGGAAACGGGTGATGTATACAGCAGACTGGGCGTTATCACCCGCCGGCTTTCTGATTTTAAAGCCTCCCTGCAATACTTTGATGAAGGCATCACAGTAGCCACCAAATACAAGATGGACCCGCTCCTGGCAATTCTCTATATGAATAAAGCCAATTCCCTGAACGAATCGGCCCGCTATGATGAGGCTATCCAATTGCACCTGGAGAGCATCCGCATAAAAGAGCAACTAAAAGATGAAAGAGGGCTAATACAATCCTATAATAATGTGTCCAATGTATATTCGGCTTCCGGTCAGCCTGCAATGGCGCTGATCTACTTGCGCAGGATAATCGCCATGACCGGCACCGCACGCGACAAAGCGGGCCTTGGCAATACGTACAACAACCTGGGTAATAACTTCAGCCAAGCCCGTCAACCAGATTCGGCAGAATATTATTTCAGAAAGGCCATTGATGTGTTTAAAGAAAACAATGAACAACCCGGACTGGGCCTCGTATACAATAACCTGGGTAATTTTTATATAGATGAAAAGCGTTATGCAGACGGGCTGGAATACCTGCAGCAATCACTGGTCATCCGGAAAAAGGGTAACTCGAAATATGAAGTGGCCTCTACCCTGAATAATATAGGCGCAGCACTTACCAAATTACAACGGCATAAAGAAGCGGAAGAATATTTATTGCAGGCGCTGGCACTGGTAAAGGACAACGGAAGCAACCTGGAAACCGGCGTTTATAAGCGGCTAAGCGAGCACTATAAGGCTACCGGTAATCTTGAAGAAGCCTACAACTACCAGAGTAAATACGTGAGTAAAAAAGACACCCTGCTGGATGAAAATGAAGCCCTGAATATGGTAAAGGCACAGTCGGACTATGAGATTGAAAAGCGGGAATCGGCACTGGCGCTGGAGAAAAAAGAAAAGGAGATTAAATCACTGGAGCTGGCCGGCCGTAATAAAACGATCTGGTTCCTCGGTGGCGGAATTGTATTGTTGGCAGCCGTATTGATGCTGTCTGTCCGCAGCTATGTGCAAAAGAAAAAAGCCGCTACCCTGCTCACGGAAAAAAATAACCGTATTGAAACGCTCGTGCGCGAACTGCACCACCGGGTGAAGAATAACCTGCAGGTGGTAAGCGGCCTGCTATCGCTCCAAAGCAACCGGCTCGAAGAAGGGATAGCCAAAGATGCAATGGAAGAAGGCCGTAACCGTATCAATGCCATGTCCATGATCCACCAACGGCTATACATGGATAATGACCTGGCAGCCGTGGATATTACAGACTACCTGCAAAACCTTTCCCTGTCACTGGCCGCCAGTTTCGGGTATAATGCACAACATATAAAGACTAATGTTAAATTACCTGAGCAGGTGATGAATATTGACCTGGCCATTCCCATTGGCCTCATTGTGAATGAACTGGTCACCAATGCCTTCAAACACGCTTTCCAGGATACTTACCAACCGGCGGTGGCCATATCACTGGAACAGAAAAAAGACCTGCTGGAACTACGGGTTTCCGACAACGGTACAGGAAGCGCCAATGGGCATGCTATCAATACTGCTGCTTCTTTTGGCATGAAACTGGTACTCACCCTGGTGGAACAGGTGAATGGCGAGTTGAACGTGGACCAAAGTTCCGGCACTGCCTATACGATTACCATAAGAGCTTAA
- a CDS encoding response regulator transcription factor, protein MKESATILIVEDELVTATSIAELLEEEEYMVTGIAKDAARALRISSGTDAAPGVVVCDINIQGNTNGIDLARQLKELYHCEVIFLTAYSDTKTLQAAFSTEPVMYVVKPYTDTQLLVAVQMAFHKLYQARQLVAGRQTLQLTDREKEIAGLVAQGLSSKQIARNLFISIETVKTHRRRMLSKNNISSFPHLIYLLQLS, encoded by the coding sequence ATGAAAGAGAGCGCTACGATACTGATAGTGGAAGATGAACTGGTAACCGCGACCAGTATTGCCGAATTATTGGAGGAGGAAGAATACATGGTAACCGGTATTGCCAAAGATGCGGCGAGGGCCCTGCGTATCAGTAGCGGAACGGATGCTGCTCCCGGTGTAGTGGTATGTGATATCAATATACAGGGAAACACCAATGGTATTGACCTGGCCCGGCAGCTTAAAGAGCTTTACCATTGCGAAGTAATTTTCCTGACCGCTTATTCCGATACCAAAACTTTACAGGCGGCCTTTAGTACAGAACCGGTAATGTATGTGGTAAAGCCCTATACAGATACCCAGTTGCTGGTGGCCGTTCAAATGGCCTTCCACAAATTATACCAGGCCCGTCAATTGGTGGCCGGCCGGCAAACATTACAACTTACTGACCGGGAAAAAGAAATTGCCGGGCTGGTAGCGCAGGGACTATCCTCTAAACAGATAGCCCGCAATCTTTTTATCAGTATTGAAACAGTAAAAACACACCGGCGCAGGATGCTGAGCAAGAATAATATCAGCAGCTTCCCGCATCTTATTTATCTGTTGCAGTTATCATAG
- a CDS encoding ELWxxDGT repeat protein, with protein sequence MRKLYPLLCVCFLLFASIARSQPFTLVKDIFPGQQTNTSSAPLLFKAFNGTIFFKATTAAGTELWKTDGTGTGTVMIKDINGGSANSSPDKFTIAGSTLYFIATTAQSGTELWKTDGTEAGTVMVKDINPGPAASSPNQLTELNGALYFVALDPVNGPELWKTDGTEAGTILIKDIHAGSYGSITNIINMNGTLYLSASSADYGTELWKSDGTAAGTVQIKDIYPGTSGSFPTSLYNANGILYFTATTPDYGYELWKSNGTTAGTVMVKDFITGPSWASIANFTYISGVLYFSASGTSGDEELWKSDGTTAGTVLVKDIRTGTTSSTPSSFTNVNGTLFFTAYTNTAGVELWKSNGTTAGTVQVKDINAGTGNGNPLYLTVMNGLLYFRANNNTNGNELWQSDGTDAGTVLIKDIHTTGHGNPTFIFQDNGTLWFAAMESTTGAELWKSDGTNAGTVLVKDISSTPNSSNASNLTNLNGTLFFTAYNDTEGTELWKSDGTTAGTMIVKNILPGPGSAGVSNLTVMNGVLYFTANDGITGTELWKTDGTSTGTVLVKDITPGGSTTFLSFLAIDNTLYFSAYTSTYGYELWKTDGTEGGTILVKDIVAGTGNSTPNSFVNVNGTLFFRAESPAYGSELWKSDGTAAGTIIVKDIYPGVGGSNLMNLTAVNGTLFFSAYTDAAGTELWKSDGSAAGTVMAKDIESGAWGSNPATLINVNGTLFFSAHTGAYGAELWKSDGTDAGTVLVKDINPGTFASTMLQPLVAGSTLYFNAQTATNGYELWKTDGTEAGTVMVKEIMPGAGNGISTTVAMALVDNQVLFQANDGIQGEEVWRSDGTPAGTVMVQDIAVNAGSNPQQILQIGNKIFMVATNDVSGLELWVANAASALPLTLLEFSGRLDQEDAVLNWTTTNEVNTKKFIIERSIDGRRYSAAGTVTASNTAGDHHYRFTDHNIITLGAPVVYYRLRQQDIDDRSTLSKIIALPVMSNAAVLLYPNPVMKQANILISLSKAAQVSWKIADNAGRIMKQQNDRLPAGSTNLLIDVQSWPAGVYYFMIEGSTIRQQVRFVK encoded by the coding sequence ATGAGAAAACTTTACCCGTTACTCTGTGTATGCTTTTTATTATTTGCCTCTATTGCCCGTAGTCAGCCATTTACCCTGGTAAAAGATATTTTTCCCGGACAGCAAACAAACACCAGCAGCGCACCCTTATTATTTAAAGCCTTCAATGGCACCATCTTTTTCAAGGCCACTACCGCAGCCGGCACTGAATTATGGAAAACGGATGGTACCGGTACGGGTACTGTTATGATAAAAGATATTAACGGAGGATCGGCCAACAGTTCACCCGACAAGTTTACCATAGCAGGTAGCACGCTTTACTTTATCGCAACGACCGCTCAGTCTGGTACAGAGTTGTGGAAAACAGATGGTACCGAAGCCGGCACAGTGATGGTAAAAGACATTAATCCCGGCCCTGCCGCTTCAAGCCCCAATCAACTCACCGAATTGAATGGCGCCTTGTATTTTGTAGCCCTGGACCCCGTTAATGGACCAGAATTATGGAAGACCGACGGCACAGAAGCCGGAACCATATTAATAAAGGATATTCATGCCGGTTCCTATGGCAGTATTACTAATATAATCAACATGAACGGTACCCTATACCTGAGCGCCAGCAGTGCCGACTATGGCACAGAATTGTGGAAGAGTGATGGTACCGCTGCGGGTACAGTACAGATAAAAGACATTTACCCGGGGACTTCAGGCAGCTTTCCCACCAGTTTATATAATGCCAACGGCATCCTCTATTTTACAGCCACTACGCCCGACTATGGATATGAGCTCTGGAAAAGTAATGGTACCACAGCCGGTACGGTAATGGTAAAAGATTTTATTACCGGCCCTTCCTGGGCGTCCATTGCCAACTTTACCTATATCAGCGGTGTGCTGTACTTTTCTGCATCCGGTACCAGTGGCGACGAGGAACTCTGGAAATCTGATGGTACTACGGCAGGCACGGTACTGGTGAAGGATATCAGGACCGGAACCACCAGCAGCACCCCTTCCAGCTTCACCAATGTAAATGGCACGTTGTTTTTCACTGCCTACACCAACACTGCCGGAGTTGAGCTCTGGAAAAGCAATGGCACTACAGCAGGGACCGTACAGGTAAAAGATATTAATGCAGGTACGGGTAATGGTAATCCTCTTTACCTTACGGTGATGAATGGCCTGCTGTATTTCCGGGCCAACAATAATACCAACGGTAATGAGTTGTGGCAATCCGACGGTACCGATGCCGGCACTGTCCTGATTAAGGATATCCATACCACCGGTCATGGAAACCCCACGTTTATTTTTCAGGATAATGGCACCCTTTGGTTCGCTGCCATGGAAAGTACTACCGGCGCGGAATTATGGAAGAGTGATGGTACCAATGCAGGCACCGTGCTGGTAAAAGATATCAGCAGCACACCCAATAGCAGCAACGCATCTAATCTTACCAACCTAAACGGTACTTTGTTCTTTACCGCGTATAATGATACAGAAGGTACTGAACTATGGAAAAGTGATGGTACCACGGCAGGCACAATGATTGTAAAAAATATTCTCCCCGGACCGGGTTCTGCAGGCGTCAGCAACCTCACTGTCATGAATGGTGTTTTATATTTTACAGCCAATGACGGCATTACAGGGACAGAGCTTTGGAAAACAGATGGCACCAGTACAGGGACTGTGCTGGTAAAGGATATAACCCCAGGCGGCAGTACCACTTTCTTAAGTTTCCTGGCTATTGATAATACCTTATATTTTTCAGCCTATACAAGTACCTATGGTTATGAATTGTGGAAGACCGATGGCACAGAGGGTGGCACCATACTGGTAAAAGATATCGTTGCAGGAACAGGCAACAGTACGCCTAATTCCTTTGTGAATGTAAACGGTACTTTGTTTTTCAGGGCCGAAAGTCCGGCCTATGGCAGTGAACTATGGAAAAGTGACGGCACGGCGGCAGGGACCATCATCGTAAAGGATATTTACCCTGGTGTGGGCGGTTCCAACTTAATGAATCTCACTGCAGTAAACGGTACCCTCTTTTTTTCGGCCTATACAGATGCAGCAGGGACTGAGCTATGGAAAAGCGATGGTTCGGCGGCTGGTACGGTGATGGCAAAGGACATTGAATCCGGTGCATGGGGCAGTAATCCCGCTACACTGATCAATGTGAACGGCACTTTATTTTTCTCCGCGCATACAGGCGCTTATGGGGCTGAACTATGGAAAAGTGATGGTACGGATGCCGGCACGGTACTGGTAAAAGATATTAATCCGGGCACTTTTGCTTCCACGATGCTTCAACCGTTGGTAGCAGGTAGTACATTATATTTTAATGCCCAGACGGCAACGAACGGGTATGAATTATGGAAAACAGATGGTACGGAAGCCGGCACGGTGATGGTCAAAGAAATAATGCCGGGAGCTGGTAATGGCATAAGCACAACTGTTGCCATGGCCCTGGTAGATAACCAGGTATTGTTCCAGGCCAACGATGGTATACAGGGTGAAGAAGTATGGCGCAGCGATGGCACGCCGGCAGGAACAGTTATGGTACAGGATATCGCTGTCAATGCAGGCAGTAACCCCCAACAGATCCTGCAGATAGGCAATAAGATCTTTATGGTAGCCACCAATGACGTATCGGGACTTGAACTATGGGTAGCCAATGCAGCATCGGCCCTCCCCCTCACCCTGCTGGAATTCAGCGGCCGACTTGACCAGGAAGATGCTGTATTAAACTGGACAACCACCAATGAGGTAAACACTAAAAAGTTTATTATTGAAAGAAGCATCGACGGCAGGCGCTATAGTGCAGCAGGTACAGTAACTGCCTCCAATACAGCAGGTGATCACCATTACCGTTTTACCGACCATAATATCATTACCCTGGGCGCACCGGTTGTATATTACCGCCTCCGGCAACAGGATATTGATGACCGTTCTACGTTATCAAAGATCATTGCCCTGCCGGTAATGAGCAATGCGGCTGTATTACTGTATCCCAATCCCGTCATGAAACAGGCCAATATCCTCATCAGTTTAAGCAAGGCAGCACAAGTGAGCTGGAAAATCGCCGACAATGCAGGCCGGATCATGAAACAGCAAAATGACCGTTTACCTGCCGGCAGTACCAACCTGTTAATAGATGTACAGTCATGGCCGGCCGGCGTGTATTATTTCATGATTGAGGGAAGCACTATCCGGCAACAGGTACGTTTTGTGAAATAA
- a CDS encoding SDR family oxidoreductase has translation MSFFKDKVVVVTGGTEGIGKALVNAFIDAGAKVATCARNYDKLYTLQLQHTSVMLHTMTCDLSKEQDCRRFIDSTIKTFGGIDILVNNAGVSMRALFRDADVEVIRKVMDINFYGAVYCTKYALNSIIERRGTIVGISSIAGYRGLPGRSGYSASKFALQGWMEALRTELLNTGVNVMWVCPGFTTSNIRNAALNKDGNPQGESPMDEGAMMTAEEVARHIVKAIEQRKRTMVLTFTGKRTVFMNRFFPAWTDKLVHKFFFKNGELVK, from the coding sequence ATGTCGTTTTTTAAAGATAAGGTTGTTGTCGTTACAGGCGGAACAGAAGGGATAGGCAAGGCTCTTGTAAATGCATTTATTGATGCCGGGGCCAAGGTGGCTACCTGTGCCCGGAATTATGATAAACTGTACACCCTCCAATTGCAACATACCAGCGTAATGCTGCATACGATGACCTGCGACCTGAGCAAGGAGCAGGACTGCCGTCGCTTTATTGATTCCACCATCAAAACTTTCGGCGGTATTGATATCCTGGTTAATAATGCCGGGGTGAGCATGCGGGCTTTATTCCGCGATGCCGATGTGGAAGTGATCCGGAAGGTAATGGACATTAACTTTTATGGCGCTGTATACTGTACCAAGTACGCACTGAACTCGATCATAGAACGCCGGGGAACAATTGTAGGCATCTCCTCTATTGCCGGTTACCGGGGATTGCCCGGACGCAGCGGCTATTCCGCTTCGAAGTTTGCCTTACAGGGCTGGATGGAAGCCCTGCGCACAGAACTGCTGAATACAGGTGTCAATGTAATGTGGGTATGCCCCGGCTTCACTACCTCCAATATCCGCAATGCAGCCCTGAACAAGGATGGTAATCCCCAGGGAGAGTCGCCCATGGATGAAGGGGCTATGATGACGGCCGAGGAAGTGGCCCGTCATATTGTAAAAGCGATTGAACAGCGTAAACGTACCATGGTACTTACCTTTACCGGCAAGAGAACGGTGTTTATGAACCGTTTTTTTCCTGCCTGGACTGATAAGCTGGTGCATAAGTTTTTCTTCAAGAATGGAGAATTGGTGAAATAG
- a CDS encoding four helix bundle protein: MATITRFEDLEVWQLARELANEIFQAYNSSELFLKDYKLKEQINGAIGSVMDNIAEGFERGGRNEFINFLSIAKGSCGEVQSQLYRALDRKYITQEHFDALYNKAKEIGQKAGAFINYLKESTYKGNKFKNRQA, encoded by the coding sequence ATGGCCACTATTACACGTTTTGAAGACCTGGAAGTATGGCAGTTAGCCCGGGAATTAGCGAATGAAATTTTTCAGGCATATAATAGTTCGGAGCTATTTTTGAAAGATTATAAGCTGAAAGAACAGATTAATGGAGCTATTGGCTCAGTGATGGACAATATTGCTGAAGGCTTCGAAAGAGGAGGTAGAAATGAGTTTATCAATTTTTTGTCTATAGCCAAAGGTTCTTGTGGAGAAGTGCAGTCCCAGTTATACCGGGCTTTGGACAGGAAATATATTACTCAGGAACATTTCGATGCCTTGTATAATAAGGCAAAGGAAATAGGCCAAAAAGCAGGTGCATTTATTAATTATTTAAAGGAAAGCACATACAAAGGCAATAAGTTTAAAAACAGGCAGGCCTGA